ttttaataaaatatttcatctcatcactaAAATGTGTTATCAAACATACGCAAACGAGGTTTTACTGGACTTGTCCACTGTGCTTACTGGATTTGCCCAGTTTCCTCTTTTTAGCTTTGGAGGAACTTGATAAGCCCCTGTAGTGCAACTTCAGCATCATCACTCTTCATCAACTCTCTTGCAACTTCCGCAGGTGTCGTCTCCGTCTTCTCTAACAGCTCTTCGATGTCTCCGAATAGTGGATGCTTCTGAATTTGCAAGTAATTAGATGCTAATGTCCTGAAACCACTAAAGGAGCAATATGACATTTTGAGGTGCACATCCATGCGACCGGGCCTCAGCAGTGCAGGATCTAGACGGTCTTTGTGATTCGTCGTGAACACAATGATTTTCTCGTCTCCACAGCTTGACCACAATCCATCAATGAAGTTCAAAAGACCAGACAGTGTAATCTGCGATAGGAAGAACACATTAAATTGGTCTGAATTTTACCTTTCAAGTAAATGCAGGAACAGAGAAGTACCTTGCCATCCTCTTCAGATTTGGCTTCCTTCTCCAGATCCCGATTCTGCAACTCAGCTGAACAATCAATGTCCTCTATTACCAGTATTGATCGACTCCCCGTGCCTATCAGTAACCTCCGTAGATCCGAATTGCACTGAACCTCCCTCAAATCCATGTCATAGATATCAAACTTAAGATAATTGGCCATGGCTGCCACTAAGCTTGATTTTCCGGTACCGGGCGGTCCATACAACAAATACCCACGTTTCCAAGCCTTGCCTACCCTCCTATAATACTCCTTCCTTACTGTAAACCTATCAAGATCCTCCATCAAAGCCTTCTTCGTGTCTGGGTCCATGGCCATTGTATCAAAAGTTGCCGGATGGTCGAGGTTGATGGAGCTCCAATAATCCGTACCATTGTAGTCAATGGTGTGAATCTTAACCGTCTTTGTCTCTTCTGTTATCGCTTTTGCTTCTTGCAGAATGTGGGGCAAGTAAGAGCTCAGCGCCATGTCCCTATGCTGCTTGTGAAAACGAAGCTTAAAGCGTCGTAGCTCGGGTCTCGAAAGTGCGTTTTGattgctttttttatttgaatccGGCATGTCAATGCGCCAAGACGCCAAAACCCACTCGAATTTCACACCCTTGTAGAAATCGATCACTTCTTGATCCGTGTCGATTGCCACTGCTAGTTCCTTCTCTTTCTGCGGCTTATGTACCTTGATTCTCAGAGTTGAAGGTGATAACTTTCTGGCCAAGTAAACGTTGGCCGCCTCGAACATCTGGTTTTGGGTGAGCCCTTCAAACTCGTCGATGACGACATTGAGCTGGGAAGACAAACGGGTGGAGAGCTTCTGGAAGTATTCATGGACGGCTTCGGGGACGAGATCGTTGGCAATGTTTCGGACGAGAATTGTTGAGGCGGCGAGAGAGGTGGCCACTGATATTATCATGGATTGGTTTTGGAGAAAAGTTTTGATCGGCACCATTCTGATTTGGCTTGGGATGAGAAGTATGAGGGTTTGCTTGGAGAGAGAGTCGGAAACCGACCTCGGGGAGTCTGAAAGTTGAGAACTTTGTAGAAGGCTCGTGTTTCTTCGTTTTCGTTTTTTGGTGCGAAAAGAGTAGGAACTAGAAGAATAATTTCCTTATCAAAACCACaccgattttattttattttattttatttttcttataataagtATATGGTGTATAGATAATAAgttgaataattcaattagtttaataaaaataaaataaaataaaataataattaaaaataattttaaaatataaaaaatgtgtgGTATAAGATAATGAGTATCATcccttttttaaataaaattttataaagtaatttaaagtcattaaaaataataaaatgtaagATAAACAAATTTATGTAAACTCCCTTACTCACATTGATAATCCTACGCGATGGATGGCTAGTTATTTCTTGGTCTCTGAGATTGGATCAACGGCCcagaaaccaaaaaaatgaaacgCCCGTATAATGGGCTTTTTCTTTA
This genomic interval from Juglans microcarpa x Juglans regia isolate MS1-56 chromosome 4D, Jm3101_v1.0, whole genome shotgun sequence contains the following:
- the LOC121260928 gene encoding protein HYPER-SENSITIVITY-RELATED 4-like, whose amino-acid sequence is MVPIKTFLQNQSMIISVATSLAASTILVRNIANDLVPEAVHEYFQKLSTRLSSQLNVVIDEFEGLTQNQMFEAANVYLARKLSPSTLRIKVHKPQKEKELAVAIDTDQEVIDFYKGVKFEWVLASWRIDMPDSNKKSNQNALSRPELRRFKLRFHKQHRDMALSSYLPHILQEAKAITEETKTVKIHTIDYNGTDYWSSINLDHPATFDTMAMDPDTKKALMEDLDRFTVRKEYYRRVGKAWKRGYLLYGPPGTGKSSLVAAMANYLKFDIYDMDLREVQCNSDLRRLLIGTGSRSILVIEDIDCSAELQNRDLEKEAKSEEDGKITLSGLLNFIDGLWSSCGDEKIIVFTTNHKDRLDPALLRPGRMDVHLKMSYCSFSGFRTLASNYLQIQKHPLFGDIEELLEKTETTPAEVARELMKSDDAEVALQGLIKFLQS